A genomic stretch from Lathyrus oleraceus cultivar Zhongwan6 chromosome 2, CAAS_Psat_ZW6_1.0, whole genome shotgun sequence includes:
- the LOC127122858 gene encoding uncharacterized protein LOC127122858, with product MDIGRRNTRKYNFRCPGLVELRKLTYFVDDPKDFRDRFGGLLSVLSTDVEDGLLCTLVEFYDPIYRCFTYPDYQLFPTMEEYAYFLGISIYDIFHFSGVEGILESRVIAEAIHLRKSDINANLTIKGGIKGLTSKFLLEKTFSFANANNMVAFETVLALLIYGLVLFSNIDNFIDVNAMRIFLIRNPVPTLLEDTYFSIYHRTSKGGGTIVCCMPLLYKWFISHLPQSPIFTENKGCLRWSQRLLSLTNDKITWYLLFTTTSRLLTVMRSSLVCLFLKGIVDQIVIEKDAMKSSYEREIKRLRKKSQLGVGSSSDMIP from the exons ATGGATATTGGAAGGAGGAACACTCGAAaatacaatttcagatgtcccggTCTCGTGGAATTAAGGAAGCTAACATAttttgtggatgatcctaaggatTTCAGAGACCGTTTTGGAGGACTTTTATCTGTGCTATCTACTGATGTTGAGGATGGTCTTCTCTGTACTTTGGTTGAGTTCTATGATCCTATTTACCGGTGCTTCACTTACCCTGATTATCAACTATTTcctaccatggaggagtatgcttattTTTTGGGTATATCTATTTATGATATATTTCATTTTAGTGGGGTGGAAGGAATTCTTGAATCTCGAGTTATTGCCGAAGCCATTCATTTGAGGAAGTCTGACATAAATGCCAATCTCACTATCAAAGGAGGTATCAAAGGGTTGACTTCAAAGTTTCTACTGGAAAAGACCTTTTCTTTTGCTAATGCTAATAACATGGTGGCATTTGAGACTGTTCTTGCCTTACTCATCTATGGCTTGGTCTTGTTTTCTAACATTGACAATTTCATTGATGTTAATGCTATGAGGATCTTTTTGATTAGGAATCCGGTTCCAACTCTACTCGAAGATACTTATTTCTCCATTTACCATAGGACTTCAAAAGGgggtggaactattgtctgttgtatGCCTTTactgtataagtggtttatttcgcacttgccacagtCTCCTATCTTCACAGAAAACAAGGgttgtttaaggtggtctcaaagactttTGTCTCTCACCAATGACAAAATTACTTGGTATCTTCTGTTTACGACGACGTCAAGATTATTGACAGTTATGAGGAGTTCTTTAgtgtgcctcttcttg AAAGGTATTGTAGACCAGATCGTAATAGAGAAGGATGCTATGAAAAGCAGCTACGAAAGAGAGATCAAAAGACTTCGCAAGAAGAGTCAGCTTGGAGTTGGGTCGTCATCGGACATGATTCCATAG